The Burkholderia cepacia ATCC 25416 genome includes a window with the following:
- a CDS encoding IS256 family transposase produces MPRKRKEEVTIEPGKGLNLDPELIKQLVPGTLDRATINEQLAALKKAIFERALGGELTHHLGYEKGEAKPSDSTNHRNGTSRKRITTDDDLLDVEIPRDREGTFDPVLIAKGERRFTGFDDKIIAMYARGMSVREIQGFLLEMYGIEVSPDFISTVTDAVIDEVREWQQRPLEPMYPVVFFDALRVKIRDEGVVRNKAIYLALGVRRDGTRDVLGLWIEQTEGAKFWLRVVNDLKLRGVQDILIAVVDGLKGFPEAINTVFPETTVQTCIVHLIRNSLDFASWKDRKSAAAALKEIYRAPTAEAAAVALDAFDAGPWGTKYPPIAALWRRAWEQVIPFYAFAPDIRKIIYTTNAIESLHMQLRKIIKARGHFPSDEAALKLIWLALRNVVAKWTGSRHDWKSAMTQFALLYPERFSIGI; encoded by the coding sequence ATGCCACGCAAACGCAAGGAAGAAGTGACGATCGAACCGGGCAAGGGCTTGAACCTGGACCCGGAACTGATCAAGCAACTGGTGCCCGGAACGCTGGACCGGGCGACGATCAACGAGCAGCTTGCCGCACTCAAGAAGGCGATCTTCGAGCGGGCGCTGGGCGGCGAACTGACCCACCATCTCGGCTACGAGAAGGGCGAGGCCAAGCCGTCGGACAGCACGAACCACCGCAACGGCACCAGTCGCAAGCGCATCACGACCGACGACGACCTGCTCGACGTCGAGATTCCGCGTGACCGCGAAGGGACGTTCGATCCGGTGCTCATTGCCAAGGGCGAGCGACGTTTTACCGGCTTCGACGACAAGATCATCGCGATGTACGCGCGCGGCATGAGCGTGCGGGAGATTCAGGGGTTCCTGCTGGAGATGTACGGCATCGAGGTATCGCCGGACTTCATCAGTACAGTGACCGATGCGGTGATCGACGAAGTGCGTGAATGGCAGCAGCGGCCGCTCGAGCCGATGTATCCGGTCGTGTTCTTTGACGCCTTGCGCGTCAAGATTCGCGACGAAGGCGTGGTCCGCAACAAGGCGATCTACTTGGCGCTCGGCGTGCGCCGCGACGGCACACGTGACGTGCTCGGCCTCTGGATCGAGCAGACCGAGGGCGCTAAGTTCTGGCTGCGGGTCGTCAACGACCTGAAACTGCGTGGCGTGCAGGACATCCTGATCGCCGTGGTTGACGGCCTGAAGGGCTTCCCGGAAGCGATCAACACCGTGTTCCCGGAAACGACGGTTCAGACATGCATCGTGCATCTGATCCGTAACTCGCTGGACTTTGCGAGCTGGAAAGATCGCAAGTCGGCTGCCGCCGCGCTCAAGGAGATCTACCGAGCACCGACGGCCGAGGCGGCCGCCGTGGCGCTGGACGCGTTCGACGCTGGACCGTGGGGCACGAAATACCCGCCAATTGCCGCACTCTGGCGGCGAGCCTGGGAGCAGGTGATTCCCTTCTACGCGTTCGCGCCGGACATACGGAAGATCATTTACACCACGAACGCCATTGAGTCGCTGCACATGCAGCTTCGCAAGATCATCAAGGCACGCGGCCACTTCCCGTCGGACGAGGCCGCGCTGAAGCTGATCTGGCTGGCACTGCGCAACGTCGTTGCCAAGTGGACCGGCTCCCGGCACGATTGGAAGAGCGCGATGACCCAGTTCGCGCTGCTTTACCCAGAGCGCTTTAGTATCGGAATCTGA
- a CDS encoding isochorismatase family cysteine hydrolase — MTRQNAPEIATTATRTNPGVTPAAPIPAIVPSSTALLVMHYQTDILGLFPSVAPGLLANTRRLCDAARASGIGVWFANIRFSPGYPEVSPRNKNGQGIKQLGRFIDDGPCPELGRQADEPLIVAHRASVFFGTDLQARLVEQGVDSLIMVGIASTGVMLSSIAHASDADFRLYTVKDCCYDPDPVVHEHLFATAFESRTTVLSLEDALRLLA, encoded by the coding sequence ATGACTCGGCAAAACGCACCGGAAATCGCCACAACGGCAACCCGCACGAACCCCGGCGTCACCCCGGCCGCCCCGATTCCCGCCATCGTGCCGTCAAGCACCGCGCTGCTCGTCATGCATTACCAGACCGACATCCTCGGCCTCTTCCCGTCGGTCGCGCCCGGTTTGCTCGCCAATACGCGCCGACTCTGCGACGCGGCGCGGGCAAGCGGCATCGGCGTCTGGTTCGCGAACATCCGGTTCAGCCCCGGCTATCCGGAAGTCAGCCCGCGCAACAAGAACGGCCAGGGCATCAAGCAGCTCGGCCGCTTCATCGACGACGGCCCATGCCCGGAGTTGGGTCGGCAGGCCGACGAGCCGCTGATCGTCGCGCACCGTGCCAGCGTGTTCTTCGGTACCGATCTGCAAGCGCGCCTGGTCGAGCAAGGCGTCGATTCGCTGATCATGGTCGGCATCGCGTCGACGGGCGTGATGCTGTCGTCGATCGCCCACGCGAGCGACGCGGACTTCCGCCTCTACACGGTCAAGGATTGCTGCTACGACCCGGACCCGGTGGTTCACGAGCACCTGTTCGCCACCGCCTTCGAATCGCGCACGACGGTGCTGTCGCTCGAGGACGCGTTGCGGCTGCTCGCATAA
- a CDS encoding glutaminase, which translates to MNYQTILERIHTELAPWIGQGRVADYIPELAKVPADKFGMAVVTLDGNVCTVGDAHERFSIQSISKLFACTLAFQLLGDDLWERVGREPSGNAFNSLVQLESERGKPRNPFINAGALVVTDVLCRRFVKAETALVEFVRRLIGANDIDYDSRVAQSELQHAERNRAMAHFMASFGNMQMPPDTVIDAYCRQCAITMNCVELASAALFLANGGVAPVTGERIVDSSSAKRLSALMLTCGTYDAAGDFVYRVGLPAKSGVGGGIVAVLPGEMAVCVWAPGLDANGNSLAGTLALEWLTTYSGRSIF; encoded by the coding sequence ATGAATTACCAAACGATCCTCGAACGCATCCACACCGAACTCGCCCCCTGGATTGGCCAGGGACGGGTCGCCGATTACATTCCCGAGCTCGCGAAAGTGCCCGCCGACAAGTTCGGGATGGCCGTCGTCACACTCGACGGAAACGTTTGCACGGTCGGCGACGCGCACGAGCGCTTCTCGATCCAGAGCATCTCGAAGCTGTTTGCGTGCACGCTCGCGTTCCAGCTGCTGGGCGACGACCTGTGGGAACGGGTCGGCCGCGAGCCGTCCGGCAACGCGTTCAACTCGCTGGTCCAGCTCGAGAGCGAGCGCGGCAAGCCGCGCAACCCGTTCATCAATGCGGGGGCGCTGGTCGTCACCGACGTGCTGTGCCGCCGCTTCGTGAAGGCCGAGACGGCGCTCGTCGAATTCGTGCGGCGGTTGATCGGCGCGAACGACATCGACTACGATTCGCGCGTCGCGCAGTCGGAACTGCAGCACGCGGAGCGCAACCGCGCGATGGCGCACTTCATGGCGAGCTTCGGCAACATGCAGATGCCGCCCGACACGGTGATCGATGCGTATTGCCGACAGTGCGCGATCACGATGAACTGTGTCGAGCTGGCAAGCGCCGCGCTGTTTCTCGCGAATGGTGGGGTCGCGCCGGTGACCGGCGAGCGGATCGTGGATTCGAGTTCCGCCAAGCGGCTGTCGGCGTTGATGCTGACCTGTGGCACTTACGATGCGGCGGGGGATTTTGTGTATCGCGTCGGGTTGCCGGCGAAGAGTGGTGTCGGTGGCGGGATCGTTGCGGTGCTGCCTGGGGAGATGGCGGTTTGTGTGTGGGCGCCGGGGCTCGATGCTAATGGGAACTCGTTGGCGGGGACTTTAGCTTTGGAGTGGTTGACGACCTATTCGGGGCGGTCGATTTTTTGA
- a CDS encoding ATP-binding protein: MIRRTRSHPDAPPLPTLRYVKWRWLHFRRAWTDTRADRIPSWSRLYVRTYLHLLGLVLLTALVPALALCVELSPQVVWHAFDSLPGDIWIVLVFVFAAPALAAYRWMRPVWSDLVMVRERAIDFTGGRFNTRARESHSVIIGPLARTLNALAMRMERLIAAQRDLTNGISHELRTPLARVRFALEMLREPGSAAEYQSALESIAQDVTELEELIDMSLTFARLEYSSLQSNLEMTAPVAWFEHQVSDAQLLYPERAIESRIAIASDLRVKMDRRLMSYAMRNLLRNASKYAKSRIVVGISLVHGNIGIFVEDDGPGVPESERERIFDAFVRLDRRTGGYGLGLSITRQVLHAHNGRIAVVDPVELGGARFEISWPV; this comes from the coding sequence ATGATCCGACGAACCCGTTCGCACCCCGATGCACCGCCGCTGCCGACGCTGCGCTACGTCAAATGGCGCTGGCTGCATTTCCGCCGCGCGTGGACCGATACGCGCGCCGACCGCATTCCGAGCTGGTCGCGCCTTTACGTGCGCACCTACCTGCATCTGCTCGGCCTCGTGCTGCTGACCGCGCTCGTGCCGGCGCTCGCGCTGTGCGTCGAATTGTCGCCGCAGGTCGTGTGGCATGCGTTCGATTCGCTGCCCGGCGACATCTGGATCGTGCTCGTGTTCGTGTTCGCCGCACCCGCGCTCGCGGCGTACCGGTGGATGCGGCCGGTGTGGTCGGATCTCGTGATGGTGCGCGAGCGCGCGATCGACTTCACGGGCGGGCGCTTCAACACGCGCGCGCGCGAATCGCACAGCGTGATCATCGGCCCGCTCGCGCGGACGCTGAATGCGCTCGCGATGCGGATGGAACGCCTGATCGCCGCGCAGCGCGACCTCACGAACGGCATCTCGCACGAGCTGCGCACGCCGCTCGCACGCGTGCGTTTCGCGCTCGAAATGCTGCGCGAGCCGGGTTCCGCGGCCGAATACCAGAGCGCGCTCGAGAGCATCGCGCAGGACGTGACCGAGCTCGAGGAACTGATCGACATGAGCCTGACGTTCGCGCGGCTCGAATACAGTTCGCTGCAGTCGAACCTCGAGATGACGGCTCCCGTCGCGTGGTTCGAACACCAGGTCAGCGACGCGCAGCTGCTGTATCCGGAACGCGCGATCGAGTCGCGCATCGCGATTGCGTCGGACCTGCGGGTGAAGATGGACCGGCGGCTGATGTCGTACGCGATGCGTAACCTGCTGCGCAACGCGAGCAAGTACGCGAAATCGCGGATCGTCGTCGGGATCTCGCTCGTGCACGGCAACATCGGGATCTTCGTCGAGGACGACGGCCCCGGCGTGCCGGAGAGCGAGCGCGAGCGGATCTTCGACGCGTTCGTGCGCCTCGACCGCCGCACCGGCGGCTATGGCCTCGGCCTGTCGATCACGCGGCAGGTGCTCCACGCGCACAACGGCCGGATCGCGGTCGTCGACCCGGTGGAACTCGGCGGCGCACGCTTCGAGATCAGCTGGCCGGTCTGA
- a CDS encoding patatin-like phospholipase family protein → MTATVSFRWARVRPLCTTLVAFWCCTVAAQPLPAPESAAAPATAASAPAATPAASGHTCDADGGPAGRPSIGLVLSGGGARGYAHLGVLKVLEDNRIPIDCIAGTSMGAVVGGLYASGMAAGEMQKRLSEVNLADIAFDVTDRADLPQTSREDERLYINGLTLGFGKKGVKAPVGLVQGNRLQALLANWTAAVPTNQPFDRLPIPYRAVATDLQTGQMVVLDHGSLPLAIRASMAMPGLFAPAEINGRALVDGGLVSNLPVDTARQMGANVVIAVDIGSQLRPLDALASPADVMQQMVGILIRQNVTAQRKQLDAQDVLLTPDLGSLAFTDFQNAKQAIAAGAAAATAALPKLQRFALTPEQYAAYRSAHAQPLPPPIRITRIEIKTSGGVPKRVVSNALHVKPGDTYDPNTVSQDLLGLTTGGNFESVTQQIVSHGDENVLEIDAREKYWGPNFLLFGLGMSSSSTDEGGFRLHVGYRRPWLTESGLEFRADTTIGSDLQSARVELRQPLSMAYGVYLSPYAEYQRRYANLYDDSGDVKITQYLMQTARAGLDFGLPIARLGDFRIGVGYVTGHGSPTYNLPFDDGSGRTLLWPSFTSQALIARARLVIDQLDDPLFPRKGYFTEFRIERSLVSRNGGSASEFDDGINNAPYTEIYGKAMVAQQFGSHSVSATIEGGKSIGGTNLINAFNFTLGGFQHLSAYAADQLNGNELAYAQVTYMNQLMTFNASPIKALSVGASAEVGNVWSSGQQIGGGALKQSYTFFTSLSTAFGPVYLGVALAPGGRRNFYLQLGRTY, encoded by the coding sequence ATGACAGCGACCGTTTCCTTCCGCTGGGCGCGGGTGCGCCCGCTTTGCACGACGCTCGTCGCCTTCTGGTGCTGCACGGTCGCCGCGCAACCGCTGCCGGCCCCCGAATCCGCCGCCGCCCCGGCCACCGCCGCCAGCGCGCCGGCTGCCACGCCCGCCGCATCCGGGCACACCTGCGACGCCGACGGCGGCCCGGCCGGCCGCCCGTCGATCGGCCTCGTGCTGTCCGGCGGCGGCGCGCGCGGCTACGCACACCTCGGGGTCCTGAAGGTGCTGGAGGACAACCGCATCCCGATCGACTGCATCGCGGGCACCAGCATGGGTGCCGTGGTCGGCGGGCTGTATGCGAGCGGCATGGCCGCCGGCGAGATGCAGAAGCGGCTGTCGGAGGTCAACCTCGCTGACATCGCGTTCGACGTGACGGATCGCGCGGACCTGCCGCAAACCAGCCGGGAGGACGAACGCCTGTACATCAACGGGCTGACGCTCGGCTTCGGCAAGAAAGGCGTGAAGGCGCCGGTCGGCCTCGTGCAGGGCAACCGGCTGCAGGCGCTGCTCGCGAACTGGACGGCCGCCGTGCCGACCAACCAACCGTTCGACCGCCTGCCGATCCCGTACCGCGCGGTCGCGACCGACCTGCAGACGGGCCAGATGGTCGTGCTCGACCACGGCTCGCTGCCGCTCGCGATCCGCGCGAGCATGGCCATGCCGGGCCTGTTCGCGCCGGCCGAGATCAACGGGCGCGCGCTGGTGGACGGCGGGCTCGTCAGCAACCTGCCCGTCGACACCGCGCGGCAGATGGGCGCGAACGTCGTGATCGCGGTCGACATCGGCTCGCAACTGCGCCCGCTCGACGCGCTCGCGTCGCCCGCCGATGTGATGCAGCAGATGGTCGGCATCCTGATCCGCCAGAACGTGACCGCCCAGCGCAAGCAGCTCGACGCGCAGGACGTGCTGCTCACGCCGGATCTCGGCTCGCTCGCGTTCACCGATTTCCAGAACGCGAAGCAGGCGATCGCCGCCGGCGCGGCCGCCGCGACCGCGGCGCTGCCGAAGCTGCAGCGCTTCGCGCTCACGCCGGAACAATATGCGGCATACCGCTCCGCGCACGCGCAACCGCTGCCGCCGCCGATCCGGATCACGCGCATCGAGATCAAGACCTCCGGCGGCGTGCCGAAGCGGGTCGTCAGCAACGCGCTGCACGTGAAGCCCGGCGACACGTACGATCCGAACACCGTCAGCCAGGATCTGCTCGGCCTCACGACGGGCGGCAACTTCGAGAGCGTCACGCAGCAGATCGTGAGCCACGGTGACGAGAACGTGCTCGAGATCGACGCCCGCGAGAAATACTGGGGGCCGAATTTCCTGCTGTTCGGGCTCGGCATGTCGAGCAGCTCGACCGACGAGGGCGGCTTCCGCCTGCACGTCGGCTACCGGCGCCCGTGGCTCACCGAATCGGGACTCGAATTCCGCGCGGACACGACGATCGGCAGCGACCTGCAATCGGCGCGCGTCGAACTCCGCCAGCCGCTGTCGATGGCCTACGGCGTCTATCTGTCGCCCTACGCGGAATACCAGCGCCGCTACGCGAACCTGTACGACGACTCCGGCGACGTGAAGATCACGCAGTACCTGATGCAGACCGCGCGCGCCGGGCTCGATTTCGGCCTGCCGATCGCGCGGCTCGGCGATTTCCGGATCGGCGTCGGGTACGTGACCGGGCACGGCTCGCCGACCTACAACCTGCCGTTCGACGACGGCAGCGGTCGGACGCTGCTGTGGCCGAGCTTCACGTCGCAGGCGCTGATCGCGCGCGCGCGGCTCGTCATCGACCAGCTCGACGATCCGCTGTTCCCGCGCAAGGGCTATTTCACCGAGTTCCGCATCGAGCGCTCGCTGGTGTCGCGCAACGGGGGCTCGGCGAGCGAATTCGACGACGGCATCAACAACGCGCCCTACACCGAGATCTACGGCAAGGCGATGGTGGCGCAGCAGTTCGGCAGCCACAGCGTCAGCGCGACGATCGAAGGCGGCAAGAGCATCGGCGGCACCAACCTGATCAACGCGTTCAACTTCACGCTCGGCGGCTTCCAGCATCTGTCCGCGTATGCGGCCGACCAGCTGAACGGCAACGAGCTCGCGTATGCGCAGGTGACCTACATGAACCAGCTGATGACGTTCAACGCATCGCCGATCAAGGCGCTGTCGGTGGGCGCCAGCGCGGAAGTCGGCAACGTCTGGTCGAGCGGGCAGCAGATCGGCGGCGGCGCGCTCAAGCAGAGCTATACGTTCTTCACGAGCCTGTCGACCGCGTTCGGGCCGGTCTATCTCGGCGTGGCGCTCGCGCCCGGCGGCCGGCGCAACTTCTACCTGCAGCTCGGCCGCACGTACTGA
- a CDS encoding YdcF family protein translates to MKNRTKRGFFARTGRLLAIVACLWIVAAVALVAHGLRMPSEPADVAVIFGNALDATGAPKPVLAARLDVGVRCYRTGQCPAFLVSGAIDGPGLNEATAMRDYLVARGVPADRIAVDDQGDNTLATAQHTLAYLQAHRVSRVLIVSQFYHLARARLAFERVGIARANISAAYPARFQLRDIYSSWREVPAYAVYAVRLWVNPDARPVSFRPMLYLIRLFSSRGAGLPVDA, encoded by the coding sequence TTGAAAAACCGCACCAAACGGGGCTTCTTCGCCCGAACGGGCCGCCTGCTGGCCATCGTTGCCTGCCTGTGGATCGTCGCAGCCGTTGCGCTCGTCGCGCACGGGCTGCGGATGCCGAGCGAGCCGGCCGATGTTGCCGTGATCTTCGGCAATGCGCTCGACGCGACCGGCGCGCCGAAGCCCGTACTCGCGGCCAGGCTCGATGTCGGCGTGCGCTGCTACCGCACGGGGCAGTGCCCGGCGTTCCTGGTCAGCGGCGCGATCGACGGCCCCGGGCTGAACGAGGCGACCGCGATGCGCGACTATCTGGTGGCGCGCGGCGTGCCGGCCGACCGGATCGCGGTGGACGACCAGGGCGACAACACGCTCGCGACGGCGCAGCACACGCTCGCTTACCTGCAGGCGCACCGTGTGTCGCGCGTGCTGATCGTCAGCCAGTTCTATCACCTCGCGCGGGCGCGCCTCGCGTTCGAGCGCGTCGGCATCGCGCGGGCGAACATCTCCGCCGCGTATCCGGCCCGTTTCCAGTTGCGCGACATCTATTCGAGCTGGCGCGAAGTGCCGGCCTACGCGGTGTATGCGGTGCGGTTGTGGGTGAACCCCGATGCGCGGCCCGTCTCGTTCCGGCCGATGCTTTATCTGATACGGCTGTTTTCGTCACGCGGTGCGGGTCTTCCGGTCGACGCGTGA
- a CDS encoding response regulator codes for MSFRILLVEDDTRLSTLIAGYLRKNDYEVDTVLHGDAAVPAILSIRPDLVILDVNLPGKDGFEICREARKQYDGVIIMVTARDEPFDELLGLEFGADDYVHKPVEPRILLARIKAQLRRAPARAPESSAPQPERYAFGKFSIDRTDRSVVLPDGSTPDLTSAEFDLLWALVCHAGEVVSRDDLMLQLRGVEFDGLDRTIDGRISKLRRKLRDDASNPQRIKTIRSKGYQFSKHAWE; via the coding sequence ATGTCTTTTCGCATCCTGCTCGTCGAAGACGACACCCGCCTGTCCACGCTGATCGCCGGCTACCTGCGCAAGAACGACTATGAAGTCGATACTGTGCTGCATGGTGACGCCGCGGTGCCGGCGATCCTGTCCATTCGTCCCGATCTCGTCATTCTCGACGTGAACCTGCCGGGCAAGGACGGCTTCGAAATCTGCCGGGAGGCGCGCAAGCAGTACGACGGCGTGATCATCATGGTGACGGCCCGCGACGAGCCGTTCGACGAGCTGCTCGGCCTGGAATTCGGCGCGGACGACTACGTGCACAAGCCGGTCGAGCCGCGCATCCTGCTCGCGCGGATCAAGGCCCAGCTGCGCCGTGCGCCCGCGCGCGCGCCCGAGAGCAGCGCGCCGCAGCCCGAACGCTACGCGTTCGGCAAGTTCTCGATCGACCGCACCGACCGCTCCGTCGTGCTGCCCGACGGCAGCACGCCCGACCTGACGTCGGCCGAATTCGACCTGCTGTGGGCGCTCGTGTGCCATGCGGGCGAAGTCGTCAGCCGCGACGACCTGATGCTGCAGTTGCGCGGCGTCGAGTTCGACGGCCTCGACCGCACGATCGACGGGCGCATCTCGAAGCTGCGCCGCAAGCTGCGCGACGACGCGAGCAACCCGCAGCGGATCAAGACGATCCGCAGCAAGGGTTATCAATTCAGCAAGCACGCGTGGGAATGA
- a CDS encoding ribonuclease T2, producing MLKTLARAAAALAVASVSLHAAAQTSYDYLLLAASWEPGFCASHDTPECTNLAGSYAATSLSLHGLWPNRYDGNQPFYCGVPQNDIDLDNAHQWCSMDAYPISSATRNTLSTYMPGVASCLDKHEWFKHGTCSNSATPDAYWNQASGMISRLGNTSFNAFLQANAGKTVTRNQLLSAFEGAFGSNTRSAVSLKCTKTNGVSYFTEAWIAVKTNATAQFPSAASLVTDGNTQGTCPTSGVYIAK from the coding sequence ATGCTCAAGACGCTCGCCCGCGCCGCTGCCGCACTCGCCGTTGCTTCCGTGTCGCTGCACGCCGCCGCGCAGACCAGCTACGACTACCTGTTGCTCGCCGCATCGTGGGAGCCCGGCTTCTGCGCGTCGCACGACACGCCGGAATGCACGAACCTCGCCGGCTCGTATGCGGCGACGAGCCTGTCGCTGCATGGCCTGTGGCCGAACCGCTATGACGGCAACCAGCCGTTCTACTGCGGCGTGCCGCAGAACGACATCGACCTCGACAACGCGCACCAGTGGTGCAGCATGGACGCCTACCCGATCAGCAGCGCGACCCGCAACACGCTGTCGACCTACATGCCGGGCGTCGCGTCGTGCCTCGACAAGCACGAATGGTTCAAGCACGGCACCTGCTCGAACTCGGCGACGCCCGATGCCTACTGGAATCAGGCGTCCGGCATGATCAGCCGGCTCGGCAATACGTCGTTCAACGCGTTCCTGCAGGCGAACGCGGGCAAGACGGTCACGCGCAACCAGTTGCTGTCCGCATTCGAAGGCGCGTTCGGCAGCAACACGCGCAGCGCGGTGTCGCTGAAGTGCACGAAGACGAATGGCGTCAGCTATTTCACTGAAGCGTGGATCGCGGTGAAGACCAATGCGACCGCGCAGTTCCCGAGCGCCGCGTCGCTCGTAACCGACGGCAATACGCAGGGCACGTGCCCGACGTCGGGTGTGTATATCGCGAAGTAA
- a CDS encoding rod shape-determining protein: MSTPLFGKLFAQPVAIDPGTASTRIYTHERGVVLNQPSVVCFRKAGATDARPTLEAVGELAKALLGREPGHLEAVRPMRHGVIADAHAAEQMIRSFIDMSRTRSRFGRRVEVTLCVPSDATAVERRALREAAFAAGVSEVELIEESLAAGLGAGLPVTEPVGSMVVDIGGGTTEVAVIALGGIVYREAIRVGGNQFDAAIVNHVRNLYGVLLGEQTAEHVKQSIGSATSAVPRRSTRAVGRSVGDGLPRSIELSNHDVADALVAPLKQVIGAVKSVLENAPAELVTDIANRGVVLTGGGALLADLERLLYDETGLVARIADEPATCAVRGAGEAMGRLAMCPVD; this comes from the coding sequence ATGTCGACACCGCTGTTCGGAAAGTTGTTTGCGCAACCCGTTGCGATCGACCCTGGAACGGCAAGTACGCGGATTTATACGCACGAACGCGGCGTGGTGCTGAACCAGCCGTCGGTCGTCTGCTTCCGCAAGGCCGGTGCGACCGACGCGCGGCCGACGCTCGAGGCCGTCGGCGAGCTCGCGAAGGCGCTGCTCGGCCGCGAACCGGGGCATCTCGAAGCCGTGCGGCCGATGCGGCACGGCGTGATCGCCGACGCGCATGCGGCCGAGCAGATGATCCGCAGCTTCATCGACATGTCGCGCACGCGGTCGCGTTTCGGCCGCCGCGTCGAGGTCACGCTGTGCGTGCCGTCCGATGCGACGGCCGTCGAGCGCCGCGCGCTCCGCGAGGCCGCGTTCGCGGCAGGTGTATCGGAGGTCGAACTGATCGAGGAATCGCTGGCGGCCGGGCTCGGCGCGGGCCTGCCGGTGACCGAGCCGGTCGGCTCGATGGTCGTCGACATCGGCGGCGGGACGACGGAAGTCGCGGTGATCGCGCTCGGCGGCATCGTCTACCGCGAGGCGATCCGCGTCGGCGGCAACCAGTTCGACGCGGCGATCGTCAATCATGTCCGCAACCTGTATGGCGTGCTGCTCGGCGAGCAGACGGCCGAGCACGTGAAGCAGTCGATCGGCTCGGCCACCAGCGCGGTGCCGCGCAGGTCGACGCGCGCGGTCGGGCGCAGCGTCGGCGACGGCCTGCCGCGCTCGATCGAGCTGTCCAACCACGACGTGGCGGACGCGCTGGTCGCGCCGCTCAAGCAGGTGATCGGCGCGGTGAAGTCGGTGCTGGAGAATGCGCCGGCCGAGCTCGTGACCGATATCGCGAATCGCGGCGTGGTGCTGACGGGCGGCGGCGCGCTGCTCGCGGATCTCGAGCGCCTGCTGTACGACGAGACGGGCCTCGTCGCCCGGATCGCCGACGAGCCGGCCACCTGCGCGGTGCGCGGCGCCGGCGAGGCGATGGGGCGGCTCGCGATGTGCCCGGTCGACTGA
- a CDS encoding FMN-dependent NADH-azoreductase — MRLLNIVSSPRGARSASIAVANAFVDAFRETGASIDVDTLNVWEEDLPDFDSDAIGAKYKGVANAPMDDAEQSVWRRIQALVKRFQEADRIVVGVPMWNFGYPYKLKQLIDLVSQRNMLFTFDGKAYAPLLDIPRALVIHVRGQSRETGAGADNPGFRHQADYIEFWLRFIGVSEVRSLTVEHTWGARASDSIERAQARAVAMAAAF, encoded by the coding sequence ATGCGGCTTTTGAATATCGTGTCATCTCCCCGCGGCGCGAGGTCGGCGTCGATCGCGGTCGCCAATGCCTTTGTCGATGCGTTCCGGGAAACGGGCGCGTCGATCGACGTCGATACGCTGAATGTCTGGGAAGAAGACTTGCCGGACTTCGACAGCGACGCGATCGGCGCGAAGTACAAAGGCGTCGCCAACGCGCCGATGGACGACGCGGAACAGTCGGTCTGGCGGCGCATCCAGGCGCTGGTGAAGCGCTTTCAGGAAGCGGACCGGATCGTCGTGGGCGTGCCGATGTGGAATTTCGGCTATCCGTACAAGCTCAAGCAGCTGATCGATCTCGTCAGCCAGCGGAACATGCTGTTCACGTTCGACGGCAAGGCCTACGCCCCGCTGCTGGACATTCCGCGCGCACTGGTCATCCATGTTCGCGGACAGAGCCGGGAGACGGGCGCGGGTGCCGACAATCCCGGGTTCCGGCATCAGGCCGACTACATCGAATTCTGGTTGAGGTTCATCGGCGTGAGCGAGGTCCGGAGCCTGACCGTCGAACACACGTGGGGGGCGCGGGCGAGCGACAGCATCGAACGGGCGCAGGCCCGGGCGGTCGCGATGGCCGCGGCGTTCTGA